In one window of Streptomyces sp. NBC_00193 DNA:
- a CDS encoding aminoglycoside phosphotransferase family protein, with protein sequence MPAGKMHADEPDIDTDLVRRLIAGQFPQWAGLSVERVDSAGTSNAMYRLGADLVVRLPRTPGAAGDVGMEHVWLPRLAPGLPAPIPAPLGMGRPAEGYPWSWSVFGWVPGENPVPGRIAEPDLLAKDLAEFVSALHRADPADAPASYRSETLAARDADTRTAIAELGAGADADVDTAAATALWEEALRAEPWSGPPVWIHADLQPGNLLLADGRLAAVIDFGCAGLGEPAVDLIAAWYVLPAAVRPAFRAALDADDAMWTRARGWALSIAVMELNYYKETNPVMAAIARHVLGELLGDGPAPTSARHRR encoded by the coding sequence ATGCCCGCTGGAAAGATGCACGCCGACGAACCCGACATCGACACCGACCTCGTGCGCAGGCTGATCGCAGGTCAGTTCCCGCAGTGGGCCGGGCTGTCCGTCGAGCGCGTCGACTCCGCGGGCACGTCCAACGCCATGTACCGGCTGGGCGCGGACCTGGTCGTACGCCTTCCCCGCACTCCGGGCGCGGCCGGCGACGTGGGCATGGAGCACGTCTGGCTGCCGCGGCTCGCCCCGGGCCTGCCGGCCCCCATCCCCGCCCCCCTCGGCATGGGGCGGCCCGCCGAGGGCTACCCCTGGTCCTGGTCGGTCTTCGGCTGGGTCCCCGGCGAGAACCCCGTGCCCGGCCGGATCGCGGAGCCGGACCTCCTGGCCAAGGACCTGGCGGAGTTCGTCTCCGCGCTGCACCGGGCCGATCCGGCGGACGCCCCGGCCTCCTACCGCAGCGAGACCCTGGCGGCCCGGGACGCCGACACCCGCACCGCGATCGCGGAACTGGGCGCTGGCGCCGACGCGGACGTGGACACCGCGGCGGCGACCGCCCTGTGGGAGGAGGCCCTGCGGGCCGAACCCTGGTCCGGGCCGCCGGTGTGGATCCACGCCGACCTGCAACCGGGGAACCTGCTCCTCGCGGACGGAAGGCTCGCCGCCGTCATCGACTTCGGCTGCGCCGGTCTCGGCGAACCGGCCGTCGACCTGATCGCGGCCTGGTACGTCCTCCCGGCCGCCGTCCGCCCGGCCTTCCGGGCCGCACTGGACGCGGACGACGCGATGTGGACGCGCGCCCGCGGCTGGGCGCTGTCGATCGCCGTCATGGAACTGAACTACTACAAGGAGACGAACCCGGTCATGGCGGCCATCGCCCGCCACGTCCTCGGTGAACTCCTCGGTGACGGCCCGGCGCCTACAAGCGCACGCCACCGTCGATGA
- a CDS encoding TIM-barrel domain-containing protein produces MRLISIRRSPRRRRAPAAALLAAALAVTGLASAGPFSSAASAAASAPAPATAGNATGLTRSGNTFTIATAGGAKVRVVVARADIFRLWLSPDGAFTNDPAGTDLAPTTDFGPVSAAWTDVGTYYKITTGSLTIRANKTPLQFSVYRADNSTLVWQETQPTSWTSSQTTQYLARGADEQFYGTGLRLGEWALRGKTVPIAVDNKWRENNNASPAPFYVSTNNYGVMRNTWAPGSYGFNAPTTLTHDEKRFDAWYFTGDSLKTVLDAYTDVSGKPFMAPAWGFELGNADCFNASNPAYQGDHNRLRHQTTPDVVGYATDARAADMPSGWFLPNDGYGCGYTAPLKSTVDALKAKGFQTGLWTSTGLGNINDEVGVAGSRGVKTDVAWIGGGYKTAFSGVQQAVDGIENNSDARRYVWTVDGWAGTQRNAVVWTGDTNGTWDDMRWHVPAITGAGLSGFNYATGDVDGIFAGSPKTYARDLQWKAFTPAFMTMSGWGATGPSAGYQDKQPWRFAEPYLSINRKYLQLKMRLMPYLYTMSRTAHETGVPSTRAMVLEYPEDPVARGNLTSGQFMAGDSFLVAPVVSDTSVRDGIYLPAGTWTDYWTGKTYAGPGWLNGYQAPLDTLPLFVKGGAIVPMWPQMNYTGEKPVSTLTYDIHPRGATSFSLYEDDGITRAHQTGAFARQQVDVTAPASGSGTVTVSVSAPAGSYTGKPASRGYEFSLHVATAPTALTVDGAALTRLTSKAAYDAAATGWFFDAADRGGILWTKTGAKSAAFSVSATGTSVPAADPIPVTSSPVPQAAWTLVSADSQETSGENGAARNAFDGNTGTIWHTAWSGSAAAPLPHEIQIDLGARYTADGLGYLPRQDGGVNGRIGGYEVYVSDTTTDWGSPVATGTFADTAALKSVPLSAKAGRYLRLKALTEAGGRGPWTSAAEITLTGRPTPLPAAATLVNGASSSCLDLPGSVTTPGTQPTLYSCHGGPNQRWTLQGDGRLTGLGGVCLDAATATAVAIQTCNGSSGQTWQTGPDGSLRNSGQCLTPAGSATANGTRLTRVACATTAAQRWTFTP; encoded by the coding sequence ATGAGACTCATCAGCATCCGCAGAAGCCCACGGCGGCGGCGCGCCCCGGCGGCCGCACTGCTCGCCGCGGCCCTCGCCGTGACGGGTCTGGCCTCCGCCGGCCCCTTCTCCTCCGCGGCTTCGGCGGCCGCCTCGGCGCCCGCCCCCGCCACGGCCGGCAACGCCACCGGCCTCACCCGGTCCGGGAACACCTTCACGATCGCAACCGCAGGCGGGGCCAAGGTCCGGGTGGTCGTCGCCCGCGCCGACATCTTCCGGCTCTGGCTCTCCCCCGACGGCGCCTTCACCAATGACCCGGCCGGCACCGATCTCGCCCCCACCACCGACTTCGGCCCCGTCAGCGCGGCCTGGACCGACGTGGGCACGTACTACAAGATCACCACCGGTTCCCTGACCATCCGGGCCAACAAGACCCCGCTGCAGTTCTCCGTCTACCGGGCCGACAACTCCACCCTCGTCTGGCAGGAGACGCAGCCCACCTCCTGGACCAGCAGCCAGACCACCCAGTACCTCGCGCGCGGAGCGGACGAGCAGTTCTACGGAACGGGCCTGCGCCTGGGCGAATGGGCACTGCGCGGCAAGACCGTCCCGATCGCGGTCGACAACAAATGGCGCGAGAACAACAACGCCAGCCCCGCGCCCTTCTACGTGTCGACCAACAACTACGGCGTGATGCGCAACACCTGGGCCCCGGGCTCGTACGGGTTCAACGCGCCCACCACCCTCACCCACGACGAGAAGCGCTTCGACGCCTGGTACTTCACCGGCGACTCGCTCAAGACCGTCCTGGACGCCTACACCGACGTCAGCGGCAAGCCCTTCATGGCTCCGGCGTGGGGCTTCGAACTCGGCAACGCCGACTGCTTCAACGCCTCCAACCCGGCCTACCAGGGCGACCACAACCGGCTCCGCCACCAGACCACCCCGGACGTCGTCGGCTACGCCACCGACGCCCGCGCCGCGGACATGCCCTCGGGCTGGTTCCTGCCCAACGACGGCTACGGCTGCGGCTACACCGCACCCCTGAAGTCCACGGTCGACGCACTGAAGGCCAAGGGCTTCCAGACCGGACTGTGGACCTCGACGGGCCTCGGCAACATCAACGACGAGGTGGGGGTCGCCGGTTCGCGGGGCGTGAAGACCGACGTCGCCTGGATCGGCGGCGGTTACAAGACGGCGTTCTCCGGCGTGCAGCAGGCCGTCGACGGCATAGAGAACAACTCCGACGCCCGCCGGTACGTCTGGACCGTCGACGGCTGGGCCGGCACCCAGCGCAACGCCGTCGTCTGGACCGGTGACACCAACGGCACCTGGGACGACATGCGCTGGCACGTCCCCGCCATCACCGGCGCCGGCCTCTCCGGCTTCAACTACGCCACCGGCGACGTGGACGGGATCTTCGCCGGCAGCCCCAAGACGTACGCCCGCGACCTCCAGTGGAAGGCCTTCACCCCCGCCTTCATGACCATGTCCGGCTGGGGAGCGACCGGCCCGTCCGCCGGCTACCAGGACAAGCAGCCCTGGCGGTTCGCCGAGCCCTACCTCTCGATCAACCGCAAGTACCTCCAGCTGAAGATGCGGCTGATGCCGTACCTGTACACGATGAGCCGGACCGCGCACGAGACCGGCGTCCCGAGCACCCGCGCGATGGTCCTGGAGTACCCCGAGGACCCGGTGGCGCGCGGGAACCTGACCAGCGGCCAGTTCATGGCCGGTGACTCCTTCCTCGTCGCCCCCGTCGTCTCCGACACCTCCGTACGCGACGGCATCTACCTCCCGGCCGGCACGTGGACGGACTACTGGACGGGCAAGACCTACGCCGGACCGGGCTGGCTCAACGGCTACCAGGCCCCGCTCGACACCCTGCCCCTGTTCGTCAAGGGCGGCGCCATCGTCCCGATGTGGCCGCAGATGAACTACACGGGGGAGAAGCCCGTCTCCACCCTCACCTACGACATCCACCCGCGCGGCGCCACCTCCTTCAGCCTGTACGAGGACGACGGCATCACCCGCGCCCACCAGACGGGAGCCTTCGCCCGCCAGCAGGTCGACGTCACCGCCCCCGCCTCGGGCTCCGGCACGGTCACCGTGTCCGTCTCCGCCCCGGCCGGCAGCTACACCGGCAAACCGGCCTCGCGCGGCTACGAGTTCAGCCTCCACGTGGCCACCGCCCCCACCGCGCTCACCGTGGACGGCGCCGCCCTCACCCGGCTGACCAGCAAGGCCGCCTACGACGCGGCGGCGACGGGCTGGTTCTTCGACGCCGCCGACCGCGGCGGAATCCTGTGGACCAAGACGGGCGCGAAGTCGGCCGCCTTCAGCGTCTCGGCCACCGGCACCTCCGTCCCGGCCGCCGACCCCATCCCGGTCACCTCCAGCCCCGTCCCCCAGGCGGCCTGGACCCTGGTCTCCGCCGACAGCCAGGAGACCAGCGGCGAGAACGGCGCCGCCCGCAACGCCTTCGACGGGAACACCGGCACCATCTGGCACACCGCCTGGTCCGGCTCCGCGGCCGCGCCGCTCCCGCACGAGATCCAGATCGACCTCGGCGCCCGCTACACCGCCGACGGCCTCGGCTACCTGCCCCGCCAGGACGGCGGGGTCAACGGCCGGATCGGCGGCTACGAGGTCTACGTCTCGGACACCACCACCGACTGGGGATCCCCGGTGGCCACCGGCACCTTCGCCGACACGGCGGCCCTCAAGTCGGTCCCGCTGTCCGCGAAGGCGGGCCGGTACCTCCGGCTGAAGGCGCTGACCGAGGCGGGCGGCCGGGGCCCCTGGACCAGCGCAGCCGAGATCACCCTCACCGGCCGTCCGACCCCGCTGCCCGCGGCCGCCACCCTGGTCAACGGGGCCTCGTCCAGTTGCCTGGACCTCCCGGGCAGCGTCACCACCCCCGGCACCCAGCCCACCCTCTACAGCTGCCACGGCGGCCCCAACCAGCGCTGGACCCTGCAGGGCGACGGCCGGCTGACCGGCCTCGGCGGAGTCTGCCTGGACGCCGCCACCGCCACCGCCGTCGCGATCCAGACCTGCAACGGCAGCTCCGGGCAGACCTGGCAGACCGGCCCGGACGGCAGCCTGCGCAACTCCGGCCAATGCCTGACCCCGGCCGGCTCCGCCACGGCCAACGGCACCCGGCTCACCCGGGTCGCGTGCGCCACGACCGCGGCCCAGCGCTGGACGTTCACACCCTGA
- a CDS encoding chloride channel protein has translation MEQAQQPASLRQLLLAPATLRLLGLSALVGIPVSLFAFGFVSLEHELQHWVWHTAPDLLGYDRAPWWWGLPTLALAGLLAAPIITRMAGGGGHVPAYGFGGPPTMPRETPSVILAALACLPLGVMLGPEAPLMAMGSGLALLTLRAAKRIAQPELATVLGMAGSTAAISTIFGSPLIPVVMVLEGAALVAGGARLFVLILPALVSSGVGALVFTGFGHWTGLGIGALTLPKEPAAGLPDAGDFLWGIPMAALIGVVIALGKSAGLRVHRWTGTSAQRIILCAVAVGVCVTGYALITGRSPEEVALSGQNTVGQLAADPSSWAVGALVALTVFKLIGWSIALGSLRGGPIFPSIMIGASIGIAFGSLPGFGMAPALAAGICAAGVAGTRLPVTGVVLAAALLGKEASTLMPLLVISAVTALLASTLIDRQRPADPAHLQPAPADA, from the coding sequence ATGGAACAGGCTCAACAGCCCGCATCGCTCCGTCAGCTCCTCCTCGCCCCCGCGACCCTGAGACTGCTCGGGCTCTCGGCCCTCGTCGGCATCCCGGTCTCGCTGTTCGCCTTCGGCTTCGTCAGCCTCGAACACGAGCTCCAGCACTGGGTCTGGCACACCGCACCCGACCTGCTCGGCTACGACCGCGCCCCGTGGTGGTGGGGCCTGCCCACACTCGCCCTCGCCGGACTGCTGGCCGCGCCGATCATCACGCGGATGGCCGGAGGCGGCGGACACGTCCCCGCCTACGGCTTCGGCGGCCCGCCGACCATGCCCCGCGAGACGCCGAGCGTGATCCTGGCCGCGCTGGCCTGCCTGCCCCTGGGCGTGATGCTCGGACCCGAGGCGCCCCTGATGGCGATGGGCAGCGGCCTCGCCCTGCTCACCCTCCGCGCCGCCAAGCGCATCGCCCAGCCCGAGCTGGCCACCGTGCTCGGCATGGCCGGATCCACCGCCGCCATCAGCACGATCTTCGGCAGCCCGCTGATCCCGGTGGTGATGGTGCTGGAGGGAGCCGCCCTCGTCGCCGGAGGTGCCCGGCTGTTCGTCCTGATCCTGCCCGCCCTGGTCTCCAGCGGGGTCGGAGCCCTGGTCTTCACCGGTTTCGGGCACTGGACCGGCCTCGGCATCGGCGCACTGACCCTCCCCAAGGAACCCGCCGCCGGCCTGCCCGACGCGGGTGACTTCCTGTGGGGCATCCCCATGGCCGCCCTGATCGGCGTCGTCATCGCCCTGGGCAAGTCCGCGGGCCTGCGCGTCCACCGCTGGACGGGCACCTCCGCGCAGCGGATCATCCTGTGCGCGGTGGCCGTCGGCGTCTGCGTCACCGGCTACGCGCTGATCACCGGACGCTCCCCCGAGGAAGTGGCCCTGTCGGGCCAGAACACCGTCGGCCAGCTGGCCGCCGACCCCTCGTCCTGGGCGGTGGGCGCGCTGGTGGCCCTCACCGTCTTCAAGCTGATCGGCTGGAGCATCGCCCTGGGCAGCCTCCGCGGTGGCCCCATCTTCCCGTCGATCATGATCGGGGCGTCGATCGGCATCGCCTTCGGCAGCCTTCCCGGCTTCGGCATGGCCCCCGCCCTCGCGGCCGGCATCTGCGCGGCCGGGGTGGCCGGCACCCGGCTCCCGGTGACCGGCGTGGTCCTGGCCGCCGCCCTGCTGGGCAAGGAGGCGTCCACCCTGATGCCGCTCCTGGTGATCTCCGCCGTGACGGCCCTCCTGGCCTCGACCCTGATCGACCGCCAGCGCCCCGCCGACCCGGCCCACCTCCAGCCCGCCCCCGCCGACGCCTAG
- a CDS encoding IS481 family transposase: protein MPHRNAPLTETGRLRLARCVVEDGWPLRRAADRFQVSPTTAQRWADRYRANGEAGMSDRSSRPHHSPKRTPTRTERRIIKVRLARRWGPARIAHLLGLAPSTVHRVLTRYQLARLTHLDRATGRVIRRYEREKPGELVHVDIKKLGNIPDGGGHKALGRQAGRKKRPRLGYSYIHTAVDDHSRLAYSEILTNEKKETATAFWTRAQAFFAQAGITVERVLTDNGSCYKSHAWRDLLAAAGITHKRTRPYRPQTNGKVERLNRTLLEEWAYARPYQSEQERRDAFPKWLHTYNHHRGHTALAGKPPASRVPNLTGQYT from the coding sequence ATGCCCCACCGTAATGCACCCCTGACCGAGACCGGACGCCTGCGGCTGGCCCGCTGCGTGGTCGAGGACGGCTGGCCGCTGCGCCGGGCCGCCGACCGCTTCCAGGTCTCACCCACAACTGCCCAGCGGTGGGCCGATCGCTACCGTGCGAACGGCGAGGCGGGCATGAGCGACCGGTCCTCCCGCCCGCACCACAGCCCGAAGCGGACGCCCACCCGCACCGAACGGCGGATCATCAAGGTCCGCCTCGCCCGCCGGTGGGGGCCGGCCCGCATAGCGCACCTGCTCGGCCTGGCGCCGTCGACCGTGCACCGCGTTCTGACCCGCTACCAGCTGGCCCGCCTGACCCACCTCGACCGCGCGACAGGCCGCGTCATACGACGCTACGAACGCGAGAAGCCCGGCGAACTGGTCCACGTGGACATCAAGAAGCTCGGCAACATCCCCGACGGCGGCGGCCACAAAGCCCTCGGCCGCCAGGCCGGCCGCAAGAAGCGGCCCCGCCTGGGCTACAGCTACATCCACACCGCCGTCGACGACCACTCCCGCCTCGCCTACAGCGAGATCCTGACCAACGAGAAGAAGGAGACCGCCACCGCCTTCTGGACCCGGGCCCAGGCCTTCTTCGCCCAGGCCGGGATCACCGTCGAGCGGGTCCTGACCGACAACGGCTCCTGCTACAAGTCCCATGCCTGGCGGGACCTGCTGGCAGCGGCCGGGATCACCCACAAGCGAACCCGGCCCTACCGACCCCAGACGAACGGCAAGGTCGAACGCCTCAACCGCACCCTGCTGGAAGAGTGGGCCTACGCCCGCCCCTACCAGTCAGAACAGGAGCGACGCGATGCCTTCCCCAAGTGGCTGCACACCTACAATCACCACCGCGGACACACCGCGCTCGCAGGCAAACCACCCGCCAGCCGCGTCCCCAACCTCACTGGGCAATACACCTAG
- a CDS encoding esterase family protein produces the protein MKHGKRREAQHGHARVQGHAPDRPPRWRRLVGVAVPLTAVVGMTIGFVTHLNRSDDSGDVGDTVHLDEPRTTARGKAGDATGDPLTLMPTGPAPELKVSGTIPEDGSKVMVTTLAGKKSHFTGKVWLWVPPQYHDPKYAHSGFPVMIALPGGPGFNENYWSGSNLKLEADISKWSKEGASLPFILAMPVLNPASDKDGLYWDGSDIPGQPKMGTWLTEDVPDLVRATFRTIKSRDGWAFMGSSSGGFAGLKAVLKNPDRFRAVIAGGPDIVPDSRLWNGHPAEKAENSPPELAQKLIDRGGPEVDLAFQVGTKGSDVQNRPPIEKFIKDYGKGPVKTMFHVDEGGGHDAYTYAPGMYDGGLIQWISKLMRGPVPSP, from the coding sequence ATGAAGCACGGCAAACGCCGGGAGGCGCAGCACGGACACGCCCGGGTCCAGGGGCACGCCCCCGACCGGCCTCCCAGGTGGCGGCGGCTGGTCGGGGTGGCCGTCCCGCTGACCGCCGTGGTCGGGATGACCATCGGGTTCGTGACCCACCTCAACCGGTCCGACGACAGCGGCGACGTCGGCGACACCGTGCACCTCGACGAGCCCCGCACCACGGCCCGGGGGAAGGCCGGTGACGCGACGGGCGACCCGCTGACCCTGATGCCCACCGGACCGGCGCCCGAGCTGAAGGTGTCCGGCACCATCCCGGAGGACGGCAGCAAGGTGATGGTGACCACCCTCGCCGGGAAGAAGTCCCACTTCACCGGCAAGGTCTGGCTCTGGGTGCCGCCGCAGTACCACGACCCGAAGTACGCGCACAGCGGCTTCCCCGTGATGATCGCGCTGCCCGGCGGGCCCGGCTTCAACGAGAACTACTGGAGCGGGAGCAACCTCAAGCTGGAGGCCGACATCTCCAAGTGGTCCAAGGAGGGCGCCAGCCTCCCCTTCATCCTCGCCATGCCGGTGCTGAACCCGGCCTCCGACAAGGACGGGCTGTACTGGGACGGCAGCGACATCCCCGGCCAGCCGAAGATGGGCACCTGGCTCACCGAGGACGTCCCCGACCTGGTCCGCGCGACGTTCCGTACGATCAAGTCCCGCGACGGCTGGGCCTTCATGGGCAGCTCCTCCGGCGGGTTCGCCGGGCTCAAGGCGGTGCTGAAGAATCCCGACCGGTTCCGCGCCGTGATCGCCGGCGGGCCCGACATCGTCCCCGACTCCCGGCTGTGGAACGGCCACCCCGCCGAGAAGGCGGAGAACAGCCCGCCCGAGCTCGCGCAGAAGCTGATCGACCGGGGCGGACCCGAGGTGGACCTCGCCTTCCAGGTCGGCACCAAGGGCAGCGACGTCCAGAACCGGCCCCCGATCGAGAAGTTCATCAAGGACTACGGCAAGGGGCCCGTGAAGACGATGTTCCACGTCGACGAGGGCGGCGGCCACGACGCCTACACCTACGCTCCCGGCATGTACGACGGCGGGCTCATCCAGTGGATCAGCAAGCTCATGCGAGGGCCCGTCCCCAGCCCGTGA
- a CDS encoding response regulator transcription factor encodes MIRVLIADDQPLVRRGLALILAPEPEFEVVGEAGDGAEAVALAERLRPDVVVMDIRMPVLDGVGATGELARLLPECRVLALSTFDMDEYVVAALRAGAYGFLPKDVSPEELTAAIRTVHTGEAAVAPRLLTRLISTYVRVPARPATRTAEVPAELTPREREIWQLLATGLDNAEIAADLDISVSTVKNHITGIFGKLGVRDRAQAVIAAYESGLVEVAGGPR; translated from the coding sequence ATGATCCGTGTGCTCATTGCCGACGACCAGCCGCTCGTCCGGAGGGGCCTGGCCCTGATCCTGGCTCCCGAGCCGGAGTTCGAGGTGGTCGGCGAGGCAGGGGACGGCGCCGAGGCGGTCGCCCTCGCGGAGCGGCTGCGGCCCGACGTGGTCGTCATGGACATCCGGATGCCGGTCCTGGACGGGGTCGGAGCCACCGGGGAACTGGCCCGGCTGCTGCCGGAGTGCCGGGTCCTGGCGCTGAGCACCTTCGACATGGACGAGTACGTGGTCGCCGCCCTGCGGGCCGGAGCCTACGGATTCCTGCCCAAGGACGTCTCCCCGGAGGAGCTGACCGCCGCGATCCGCACCGTCCACACCGGCGAGGCGGCGGTGGCGCCGCGCCTGCTGACCCGGCTGATCTCCACGTACGTACGGGTCCCCGCGCGGCCCGCCACGCGGACGGCCGAGGTCCCGGCCGAACTCACCCCCCGGGAGCGGGAGATCTGGCAGCTGCTGGCCACCGGACTCGACAACGCGGAGATCGCCGCAGACCTGGACATCAGCGTCTCCACGGTCAAGAACCACATCACCGGCATCTTCGGCAAGCTGGGCGTCCGCGACCGGGCCCAGGCGGTCATCGCCGCGTACGAATCGGGCCTGGTGGAGGTGGCCGGCGGGCCGCGCTGA
- a CDS encoding sensor histidine kinase, translating into MIRTDLSPKDARAQHGARILNGARFLNGARALDGARILNRVQALNWTRNDALVAIGAAVVDLTGFALAAAEAGRPLTVTAVVLVVLAAPCLLARRVRPVAVLCAVLALGVALNLITAQGPHFSAGTIVALYSVARVRGPAVTAAAALAAVPLTVLGSSGYGGISRFTGLLGNTIAVVLVVAAAQLVRRWQQETEAKRTLLAERAVAEERRRIARELHDIVAHHITTMQLMAGGARANLARDPEVAREALVTLEGSGRMALREMRQLLDVLRAGEEPEHTPPPPQPGTGDLERIVAEAGIGGLETGFTVDGPVRPLPPALGLTVFRIVQESLTNTRKHAGQRARAHVRLAYLPDEVTVEVRDDGAGDRQPPARAASGSGYGLIGMRERVALQGGTLEAAALDCGGFRVAARLPAPPGPDAPGGEGEEERG; encoded by the coding sequence ATGATCAGAACGGACCTGAGTCCGAAGGATGCCCGGGCCCAGCACGGAGCCCGGATCCTGAACGGGGCCCGTTTCCTGAACGGGGCCCGGGCCCTCGACGGGGCCCGGATCCTGAACCGGGTCCAAGCCCTGAACTGGACCCGCAACGACGCGCTCGTGGCCATCGGAGCCGCCGTCGTGGACCTGACCGGCTTCGCGCTCGCCGCCGCCGAGGCCGGCCGGCCCCTCACCGTGACCGCCGTCGTCCTGGTGGTCCTGGCCGCACCCTGCCTGCTGGCCCGGCGGGTCAGGCCGGTGGCGGTGCTCTGCGCCGTGCTCGCCCTCGGCGTGGCGCTGAACCTGATCACGGCACAGGGCCCGCACTTCTCCGCGGGAACCATCGTCGCGCTGTACTCCGTGGCCCGCGTGCGCGGCCCGGCGGTCACGGCGGCGGCCGCCCTGGCGGCCGTGCCGCTGACGGTGCTCGGCAGCAGTGGCTACGGGGGGATCAGCAGGTTCACCGGCCTGCTCGGCAACACGATCGCCGTCGTCCTCGTCGTCGCCGCCGCGCAGCTGGTGCGCCGCTGGCAGCAGGAGACCGAGGCCAAGCGCACCCTGCTCGCCGAACGGGCCGTGGCCGAGGAGCGCCGCCGCATCGCCCGCGAACTGCACGACATCGTGGCCCACCACATCACCACCATGCAGCTGATGGCCGGCGGAGCGCGGGCCAACCTCGCGCGCGACCCGGAGGTGGCCCGCGAGGCCCTGGTCACCCTGGAGGGTTCCGGGCGGATGGCGCTGCGCGAGATGAGGCAGCTGCTCGACGTGCTGCGGGCGGGGGAGGAGCCGGAACACACCCCGCCGCCCCCGCAGCCCGGCACCGGCGACCTGGAGCGGATCGTCGCCGAGGCCGGGATCGGCGGCCTGGAGACCGGATTCACCGTGGACGGGCCGGTCCGCCCGCTGCCGCCGGCCCTCGGCCTGACGGTGTTCCGCATCGTGCAGGAGTCGCTGACCAACACCCGCAAGCACGCCGGGCAGCGGGCCCGGGCCCACGTACGGCTGGCGTATCTCCCGGACGAGGTGACGGTGGAGGTCCGCGACGACGGTGCCGGGGACCGGCAGCCGCCTGCGCGGGCGGCGTCGGGTTCCGGCTACGGTCTGATCGGAATGCGCGAACGGGTCGCCCTGCAGGGCGGCACCCTGGAGGCGGCCGCCCTGGACTGCGGTGGGTTCCGGGTGGCGGCGCGCCTCCCGGCGCCGCCCGGTCCGGACGCGCCCGGGGGAGAAGGAGAGGAAGAACGCGGATGA